A genome region from Baekduia alba includes the following:
- a CDS encoding sugar ABC transporter ATP-binding protein, producing MTRETQRAGGEGHRPTSPAGAVATPPRPPAISVRQAAKTYPGNVRAVRDVDLEIGAGSVHAFVGENGAGKSTLAKIIAGAVRPDAGDIRIDGEPIDPGDPKAALEAGVAMIYQEPAIVGTLSPVANVFLGQETSRLSKLSSSAMRDRYAQLCDDLGVTISPRAQTSALPRGKQRTLEVLRAQLRQAKVVIMDEVTGSLTGPEREGVYRVIRRLKERGVSVVLISHNLDEVIEVCDTVSVFRDGRHVLTRSTAGADTGTLINAMLGHELEKAQARVRKETEGAPRRARGAPALEVRGLTVPGKLEGVDLTLRDGEVLGLAGLVGSGRSTLLKTLVGAIHPAAGEMWVDGKAVRWPKGPSHALRRGILLAPEDRRSEGLVPEFSCAENIALPKLGRSLRAPSALITRRRLVRAAEGPADRASLARAKLAAPARTLSGGNQQKVVLAKVLDTRPKIVLLDEPFRGIDVGAKAQLLELISLLTADGLAVIVACEEIEELEALAERIAVLSGGSIRGVHPAGVGRELILRQMFPPS from the coding sequence ATGACTCGTGAGACCCAGCGGGCCGGTGGCGAAGGTCACCGGCCCACGAGCCCCGCCGGCGCGGTGGCGACGCCGCCCAGGCCACCGGCCATCTCGGTGCGCCAGGCCGCGAAGACCTACCCCGGCAACGTCCGGGCGGTCCGCGACGTCGACCTGGAGATCGGCGCCGGGTCCGTCCACGCGTTCGTCGGCGAGAACGGCGCGGGGAAGTCGACGCTGGCGAAGATCATCGCCGGCGCGGTGCGCCCCGACGCGGGCGACATCCGCATCGACGGAGAGCCGATCGACCCCGGCGATCCGAAGGCGGCGCTCGAGGCCGGGGTGGCGATGATCTACCAGGAGCCGGCGATCGTCGGCACGCTCTCGCCGGTCGCCAACGTCTTCCTCGGGCAGGAGACCTCACGGCTGTCGAAGCTGTCGTCGTCGGCGATGCGCGACCGGTACGCGCAGCTGTGCGACGACCTCGGGGTCACGATCTCGCCACGGGCGCAGACCAGCGCGCTGCCGCGCGGCAAGCAGCGCACGCTCGAGGTGCTCCGCGCGCAGCTGCGCCAAGCCAAGGTGGTGATCATGGACGAGGTCACCGGGTCGCTCACGGGGCCGGAGCGCGAGGGCGTCTACCGCGTGATCCGCCGCCTCAAGGAGCGCGGCGTGTCCGTGGTCCTCATCTCGCACAACCTCGACGAGGTGATCGAGGTCTGCGACACCGTCAGCGTGTTCCGCGACGGCCGCCACGTGCTCACCCGGTCGACGGCGGGCGCCGACACCGGCACGCTCATCAACGCCATGCTCGGACACGAGCTCGAGAAGGCCCAGGCGCGGGTGCGCAAGGAGACCGAGGGCGCCCCGCGGCGCGCGCGGGGAGCACCCGCGTTGGAGGTCCGCGGTCTCACGGTGCCCGGCAAGCTCGAGGGCGTCGACCTCACCCTTCGCGACGGCGAGGTGCTCGGCCTGGCGGGGCTCGTGGGCTCGGGTCGCTCCACGCTGCTCAAGACGCTGGTCGGCGCGATCCATCCCGCCGCGGGCGAGATGTGGGTGGACGGCAAGGCCGTCCGGTGGCCCAAGGGGCCGAGTCACGCGCTGCGCCGCGGCATCCTCCTCGCCCCCGAGGACCGGCGCTCCGAAGGGCTGGTCCCCGAGTTCTCGTGCGCCGAGAACATCGCGCTGCCGAAGCTCGGGCGCTCCCTGCGCGCGCCCAGCGCCCTGATCACGCGCCGTCGGTTGGTGCGGGCCGCCGAAGGGCCGGCGGACCGCGCGTCCCTGGCCCGCGCGAAGCTCGCGGCGCCGGCGCGGACGCTGTCCGGCGGCAACCAGCAGAAGGTCGTGCTCGCGAAGGTCCTCGACACGCGGCCGAAGATCGTCCTGCTCGACGAGCCGTTCCGCGGGATCGACGTCGGGGCGAAGGCACAGCTGCTCGAGCTGATCTCCCTGCTCACCGCGGACGGCCTCGCCGTCATCGTCGCGTGCGAGGAGATCGAAGAGCTCGAGGCGCTCGCCGAGCGCATCGCCGTCCTGTCGGGCGGCTCCATCCGAGGCGTCCACCCCGCCGGCGTAGGACGCGAACTCATCCTCAGGCAAATGTTCCCACCATCATGA
- a CDS encoding isochorismatase family protein, producing the protein MQEDRQVADALEHVFAADSTIYQERGFQRRVGFGERPALVHIDLANAWTRPGHAFSCDHMDVIIPAVQRLNVAARAKGCPIVYTTTAYDVVDGSVSDMGLWAQKIPLETLAIGSEAVAIDDRIAPEPGEQVIVKKRASGFHGTNLSSFLNAQGVDTVIVTGVTMAGCVRHSVEDAIAEGFRPIVVREAVGDRVPGVVQWNLFDLDAKFGDVESVDRVVEYLEQIAPFESRAGVRAAA; encoded by the coding sequence ATGCAGGAGGATCGGCAGGTCGCCGATGCGCTCGAGCACGTCTTCGCGGCTGACTCGACCATCTACCAGGAGCGCGGGTTCCAGCGGCGCGTCGGCTTCGGCGAGCGTCCGGCGCTCGTCCACATCGACCTGGCGAACGCCTGGACCCGCCCGGGTCACGCGTTCAGCTGCGATCACATGGACGTGATCATCCCCGCGGTCCAGCGGTTGAACGTCGCGGCGCGGGCCAAGGGCTGCCCGATCGTGTACACGACCACCGCGTACGACGTCGTCGACGGTTCGGTCAGCGACATGGGCCTGTGGGCGCAGAAGATCCCGCTCGAGACGCTGGCGATCGGCAGTGAGGCGGTCGCGATCGACGACCGCATCGCGCCGGAGCCCGGCGAGCAGGTGATCGTCAAGAAGCGCGCGAGCGGGTTCCATGGAACGAACCTCTCCAGCTTCCTCAACGCGCAGGGTGTCGACACAGTGATCGTCACGGGGGTGACCATGGCCGGCTGCGTGCGCCACTCCGTCGAGGACGCGATCGCTGAGGGCTTCCGCCCGATCGTCGTCCGCGAGGCGGTCGGCGATCGCGTGCCCGGCGTCGTGCAATGGAACCTCTTCGACCTCGACGCGAAGTTCGGCGACGTCGAGTCGGTCGACCGCGTCGTCGAGTACCTGGAGCAGATCGCACCGTTCGAGAGTCGCGCCGGCGTCCGCGCCGCGGCGTAG
- a CDS encoding SRPBCC family protein, translating to MGITLSNEFWISAGPEEAFDLLIDVERIAPAIPGAQLVGPRDGDAGGYDARMDMRLGMVTMSYAGAIEIADVDRAQRTAVMRAKGRDRRGQGTANATMTLAVTPTGDGSNVSIQSEIDVTGRVAQMGRGIMADVAERMIEDMAKSLEATFATSRPPDPAVPSPPADKAPVAPAKAPNGLAIMASVIWKRLRRRLRLGPARSEH from the coding sequence GTGGGCATCACGCTGAGCAACGAGTTCTGGATCAGTGCCGGACCCGAGGAGGCGTTCGACCTCCTGATCGATGTCGAGCGGATCGCCCCGGCGATCCCCGGCGCGCAGCTCGTCGGACCGCGGGACGGCGACGCCGGCGGCTACGACGCGCGCATGGACATGCGGTTAGGCATGGTGACGATGAGCTACGCCGGCGCGATCGAGATCGCCGACGTCGACCGCGCCCAGCGCACCGCGGTGATGCGGGCCAAGGGGCGCGACCGGCGCGGCCAGGGCACCGCCAACGCGACGATGACGCTCGCGGTGACGCCCACCGGAGACGGCAGCAACGTCTCGATCCAGTCCGAGATCGACGTCACCGGTCGCGTCGCGCAGATGGGCCGGGGCATCATGGCCGACGTCGCCGAGCGCATGATCGAGGACATGGCGAAGTCGCTCGAGGCGACGTTCGCGACGAGCCGGCCGCCGGACCCGGCGGTGCCGTCGCCGCCCGCCGACAAGGCGCCGGTCGCGCCGGCCAAGGCGCCAAACGGCCTGGCGATCATGGCCTCCGTGATCTGGAAGCGGCTGCGCCGGCGGCTCCGTCTCGGCCCGGCTCGGAGCGAGCACTAG
- a CDS encoding ABC transporter permease — MTEHAATPTKSSRRPEAFGPELVRRYGFVLGLVALVIFVQSQNSGFLTEANLFNIGAQYSDIIVLAVGMTFVLIAGGFDLSVGAIYAFSAVLSGTIGAHHAGSVGMLAAIGLGAGVGLINGLAVTKLKINPFITTLATAQVVRGFAYLYSHNSSVTPNDPFLENLGSGRLGDVPIPLIVATAAAVFGGVALAFSVFGRRIYAIGGNDEASFLSGIRTDRARTITYVISGTAAGLAGAMYVGRVGSAQASVGELIEFDVIAACLIGGISISGGEGAVWRAVAGVALLAVLQNYFNTQSINDSWVMITKGFIILIAVALDQLTRGGRWQAMRAAISRSFSHHRRPAHPPDGGPVPGVDDEVVEARAGG; from the coding sequence ATGACCGAGCACGCTGCCACTCCAACCAAGTCGAGCCGGCGCCCGGAGGCGTTCGGCCCGGAGCTCGTCCGACGCTACGGGTTCGTCCTGGGCCTCGTGGCGCTGGTCATCTTCGTCCAGTCGCAGAACAGCGGGTTCCTCACCGAGGCGAACCTGTTCAACATCGGCGCGCAGTACTCCGACATCATCGTGCTCGCCGTCGGGATGACCTTCGTGCTCATCGCGGGCGGGTTCGACCTGTCGGTGGGCGCGATCTACGCCTTCTCGGCGGTGCTGTCGGGAACGATCGGCGCGCACCACGCCGGATCGGTCGGGATGCTGGCGGCGATCGGCCTCGGGGCGGGCGTCGGGCTGATCAACGGGCTCGCGGTCACCAAGCTCAAGATCAACCCGTTCATCACGACCCTCGCCACCGCCCAGGTCGTCCGTGGCTTCGCGTACCTCTACAGCCACAACAGCAGCGTCACCCCGAACGACCCGTTCCTCGAGAACCTCGGGTCCGGGCGGCTCGGCGACGTCCCGATCCCGCTGATCGTCGCGACCGCCGCCGCGGTCTTCGGCGGGGTCGCCCTCGCCTTCTCGGTCTTCGGCCGGCGGATCTACGCGATCGGGGGCAACGACGAGGCCAGCTTCCTGTCCGGCATCCGGACCGACCGCGCGCGGACCATCACCTACGTCATCTCCGGGACGGCGGCCGGCCTGGCCGGCGCGATGTACGTCGGCCGCGTCGGCTCGGCGCAGGCGAGCGTCGGCGAGCTCATCGAGTTCGACGTCATCGCGGCGTGCCTGATCGGCGGGATCTCCATCTCCGGAGGGGAGGGGGCGGTCTGGCGTGCGGTCGCGGGCGTCGCGCTGCTCGCCGTCCTGCAGAACTACTTCAACACGCAGAGCATCAACGACTCGTGGGTGATGATCACCAAGGGCTTCATCATCCTGATCGCGGTCGCGCTCGACCAGCTGACGCGCGGCGGCCGCTGGCAGGCGATGCGGGCGGCGATCTCGCGCTCGTTCAGCCACCATCGCAGACCGGCGCACCCGCCGGACGGCGGGCCGGTTCCCGGCGTCGACGACGAGGTCGTTGAGGCGCGTGCCGGCGGATAG
- a CDS encoding M20/M25/M40 family metallo-hydrolase: MAAEDLAPGEIVLPTASALGATLEGIVGLGNRFAGTVGERRAREYLADAFQRRGLERVRVEPFTFLAYEPQRARCELLPTGVSMPCCGLQYTASAAVEGEVVYVGKGTEDEIAALEARGVELRDKVVMAHAVHPWLVMPRLAARGACAVVNVSEAPDGLIGHFPASYYPLPHERPWPGVVLDIPGVTLEAEAGRRLLSLMSASRVRLRVDHRARHVERESGNVVGEVAGTSLPEERVVIGAHYDTQAEGPGAADNGTGLAALLELVASIRTLRPRRTVVFAAWGVEELGIWGSYAYVRSHMAEHAKTVGMINLDALGLPSPGTRLVVADGSIADFAVESATRVGWVPEGGIDASVNAWSDHNPFLDAGVPAVWYWRYPPQHPYYHTAGDVMRYVDLRRVEDVAQASGYLAARLASLPEVTLGRAVRTRVHAQLPFS; the protein is encoded by the coding sequence ATGGCCGCTGAAGATCTAGCGCCCGGCGAGATCGTCTTGCCGACGGCGTCCGCCCTCGGCGCGACGCTGGAGGGGATCGTCGGGCTCGGCAACCGCTTCGCCGGGACGGTCGGCGAGCGTCGCGCGCGCGAGTACCTGGCCGACGCGTTCCAGCGCCGTGGCCTGGAGCGCGTCAGGGTCGAGCCGTTCACCTTCCTGGCCTACGAGCCGCAGCGGGCGCGCTGCGAGTTGCTGCCGACCGGCGTGTCGATGCCGTGCTGTGGCCTGCAGTACACGGCGAGCGCAGCGGTCGAGGGTGAGGTGGTCTACGTCGGGAAGGGCACCGAGGACGAGATCGCCGCCCTCGAGGCCCGCGGGGTGGAGCTGCGCGACAAGGTCGTGATGGCCCATGCCGTCCACCCGTGGCTGGTCATGCCGCGGTTGGCGGCGCGCGGCGCCTGCGCGGTCGTCAACGTCTCGGAGGCGCCGGACGGGCTCATCGGCCACTTCCCGGCGTCGTACTACCCGCTCCCTCACGAGCGGCCGTGGCCCGGGGTCGTCCTCGACATCCCCGGCGTGACGCTCGAGGCTGAGGCCGGTCGCCGGCTCCTGAGCCTCATGAGCGCCAGCCGCGTGCGGTTGCGCGTGGACCATCGCGCCCGTCACGTCGAGCGCGAGTCGGGCAACGTCGTGGGCGAGGTGGCGGGGACGTCGCTCCCGGAGGAGCGCGTCGTGATCGGCGCGCACTACGACACCCAGGCGGAGGGGCCGGGCGCCGCGGACAACGGGACCGGTTTGGCGGCGCTGCTGGAGCTCGTGGCGAGCATCCGGACGCTCCGTCCCCGGCGGACGGTGGTCTTCGCAGCCTGGGGTGTCGAGGAGCTCGGCATCTGGGGCTCCTACGCCTATGTCCGGTCGCACATGGCCGAGCACGCGAAGACGGTCGGCATGATCAACCTGGACGCGCTCGGGCTGCCCAGCCCGGGGACCCGCCTGGTCGTCGCCGACGGGTCGATCGCCGACTTCGCGGTGGAGAGCGCGACGCGCGTCGGCTGGGTGCCGGAGGGCGGCATCGACGCGAGCGTCAACGCCTGGTCCGATCACAACCCGTTCCTCGACGCCGGGGTCCCGGCCGTCTGGTACTGGCGCTATCCGCCGCAGCACCCCTATTACCACACGGCCGGCGACGTCATGCGCTACGTGGATCTGCGGCGCGTCGAGGACGTCGCGCAGGCGAGCGGGTACCTGGCGGCGCGCCTCGCGTCGCTGCCCGAGGTCACCCTCGGGCGCGCCGTGCGGACGCGGGTGCACGCTCAGCTGCCCTTCTCCTGA
- a CDS encoding GntR family transcriptional regulator: MIRDAIRQRLLTPGAPLVQSAIAEAFGVSRIPVREALQYLASEGLVTFGDDGARVTLLSTAEIYELWTLRAVIEASMAEATAKNIGPSELDELRGLVDAMDHAKDGDEWSDLNYQFHMAMYRMARLAQFASVARRVLTLIEPYSRVAVKRLQGKDAAQSEHREMIAALENRDAQTLRDVLERSSIRVRALMVDWAEGRSATPPPAATPASQAARAFVNRLFPDGVS; encoded by the coding sequence GTGATCCGGGACGCGATCCGGCAGCGCCTCCTCACCCCCGGGGCGCCGCTCGTGCAGTCGGCGATCGCCGAGGCGTTCGGCGTGAGTCGGATTCCGGTGCGCGAGGCGCTGCAGTACCTCGCCTCGGAGGGCCTGGTCACGTTCGGCGACGACGGCGCGCGGGTGACGCTGCTGTCCACCGCGGAGATCTACGAGCTGTGGACGCTGCGGGCGGTGATCGAGGCCTCGATGGCCGAGGCGACCGCCAAGAACATCGGTCCTTCGGAGCTCGACGAGCTCCGCGGCCTGGTCGACGCGATGGACCACGCCAAGGACGGCGACGAGTGGTCGGACCTCAACTACCAGTTCCACATGGCGATGTACCGGATGGCGCGTCTGGCGCAGTTCGCAAGCGTCGCGAGGCGCGTCCTGACGCTCATCGAGCCGTACTCCCGGGTGGCCGTGAAGCGCCTCCAGGGCAAGGACGCCGCGCAGTCCGAGCACCGCGAGATGATCGCGGCCCTGGAGAACCGGGACGCCCAGACGCTCCGCGACGTCCTCGAACGCAGCAGCATCCGCGTGCGCGCGCTGATGGTCGACTGGGCCGAGGGTCGGTCGGCGACGCCACCGCCCGCGGCCACGCCGGCCTCCCAGGCCGCGCGAGCGTTCGTGAACCGGCTGTTCCCCGACGGCGTGAGCTGA
- a CDS encoding sugar ABC transporter substrate-binding protein, translating into MAAKDIRLAFFTDALDNKYVLNATNAAKKVAAEEGVKMDVLSADWNPGTQLTQVQDAVSSHKYDALVVEAVDGDVVCKALKDAAKTGMPVIVFDVPICGDYAKLYTDGMVAFSGYDTVAAGRYLVQGLAQGIKEKGLTGKVPVGYVTGPQAVAISRVFDKTVKDELKKFPNLDLVATVNGQWDPAKAYTATQDLIQSHPEIRGVMYTEDAMSAGAGTKALAEAGALGKTVVAGMGGTQQAFDLIKTGEMSSTVMLLGETEAANGAKLAILHLEGKPLTAVPGYNPKTKAYNMFDDPMFGGRGPLIFKADVTKYKPQWSF; encoded by the coding sequence ATGGCCGCCAAGGACATCCGCCTGGCGTTCTTCACCGATGCCTTGGACAACAAGTACGTCCTGAACGCCACGAACGCGGCCAAGAAGGTCGCCGCGGAGGAGGGCGTCAAGATGGACGTGCTCAGCGCGGACTGGAACCCCGGCACCCAGCTGACGCAGGTCCAGGACGCCGTCTCGAGCCACAAGTACGATGCCCTCGTCGTCGAGGCCGTCGACGGCGACGTCGTGTGCAAGGCGCTCAAGGACGCCGCGAAGACCGGTATGCCGGTCATCGTCTTCGACGTACCCATCTGCGGTGACTACGCCAAGCTGTATACGGACGGCATGGTTGCATTCTCCGGCTACGACACCGTGGCCGCCGGGCGCTATCTCGTCCAGGGTCTCGCGCAGGGCATCAAGGAGAAGGGGCTGACGGGCAAGGTGCCGGTGGGCTACGTCACCGGGCCGCAGGCCGTGGCGATCTCGCGCGTCTTCGACAAGACGGTCAAGGACGAGCTGAAGAAGTTCCCGAACCTCGACCTGGTCGCGACGGTCAACGGCCAGTGGGACCCGGCCAAGGCCTACACCGCGACGCAGGACCTGATCCAGTCGCATCCCGAGATCCGCGGCGTCATGTACACCGAGGACGCCATGAGCGCCGGGGCTGGAACCAAGGCCCTCGCGGAGGCCGGTGCCCTGGGCAAGACGGTCGTCGCGGGGATGGGTGGCACGCAGCAGGCGTTCGACCTCATCAAGACCGGTGAGATGTCCTCGACGGTCATGCTGCTCGGGGAGACCGAGGCCGCCAACGGCGCGAAGCTGGCGATCCTGCACCTGGAGGGCAAGCCCCTGACCGCCGTTCCTGGGTACAACCCCAAGACGAAGGCGTACAACATGTTCGACGATCCGATGTTCGGAGGTCGCGGGCCGCTCATCTTCAAGGCGGACGTGACCAAGTACAAGCCCCAGTGGAGCTTCTAG
- a CDS encoding hydantoinase B/oxoprolinase family protein has protein sequence MKRIGVDVGGTFTDLILVDEESGRITVDKLSSTPDDPARAVIDGVHQLCAKGEITLDQVEHLLHGTTVATNIVLTHTGAEVGMLTTEGFRDILHIARHKKPLNFSLQQDLPWQSRPLVKRRHRLTVGERVTAPAGDVLTPLDEDEVRDRIRELRDAGVEAISVCLLHSYLNPAHEQRIAELVLEEFPGCYLSVSHDVLPLYREYERFSTVSLNAYVGPKVSKYLVRLDEAMQDAGFTHGVQLMQSSGGMTTIGAATQRPVNLLMSGPVAGLIGGIWAGRMSGFDDVVTLDIGGTSADIGVAAGGELRMRHLLDTKVGDYQAMVPMVDIDTIGAGGGSIAYVDEGDVFRVGPASAGADPGPACYGRGGAEPTSTDAQLVLGRLRPDRGLIGGQMTLDPKLARAAIVPLAEKLGMSAEEAALGALQIQRFGMTQAIELNSVRRGYDPRDFTLVAAGGAGPLFACEIAQELEIPRVLIPPHPGIIAATGLLATDLQHEYVATERHALKSLDGARLQAAYDVLCQQAVGQLSEDGVPEDRRLVRRLADCRYAGQGYEVRFDVPAGDIDEEWVAQVAEAFHKAHEVEYGHRFEADIEIINIRAVGVGRIDELAWPELEPADGEPVPIVESEAVFDVGGRPSRCATQVYDREQLRAGHRIVGPAIVEQYDTTTVIPPGLVADVDRYGNIVVDCTVRVPETADREAGLSTPILMRVIGGAFSAIAKEMAGVLFRMSYSSIIRESEDLGAGIFDRDGNVLAESDSTPMFMGAMPKIVRGVMSLLGDDIHEGDVILHNDPYLGATHSPDAAIVVPIFHEGELVGFSGASAHLTDIGGAYPGLAVDLVDHWSEGSIYRAVKLQDRGVRQDALWRYILENTRTPTHNKGDIEAMIAACDLARRRYVGLLDAYGAEAVAEAGAYWISYSERMLRQEIAKVPDGTYETEVGWLDDDGRNRGVKLPVKVKVVVSGDEITFDLTGSSDEVPTGYNCPFEGTTVSAFTFIARMIFLDEATHPVFVPQNEGMLKPVHVVAPEGSIFNPRFPRACFARFCQVQRAVDLALRALAPVVPDRVTAGNSAHLHFISYSGFDEQEGEYWVYLEVDEGSYGGRPGSDGMDSVDCLIANTRNNPIEELEWRFPMRTERYELREEPCAPGEWRGGIGVVRVNRFLEDTIVTCEGERHESDAPWGAFGGDDGLNASLVKNPGAPDEEAWPSKVTAMRLSAGDALQIVTPSSGGYGEPLDRDPELVLADVLDGFTTIASAELHYGVVINPNSLELDADGTRRTREERVGRAVSG, from the coding sequence ATGAAGCGCATTGGTGTTGACGTTGGAGGGACGTTCACCGACCTGATCCTCGTGGATGAGGAATCAGGGCGGATCACGGTCGACAAGCTGTCCTCGACGCCGGACGATCCGGCGCGTGCGGTGATCGACGGCGTGCACCAGCTGTGCGCGAAGGGCGAGATCACCCTCGACCAGGTCGAGCACCTCCTGCATGGGACCACCGTGGCGACCAACATCGTGCTGACGCACACCGGTGCCGAGGTGGGGATGCTCACCACGGAGGGCTTCCGCGACATCCTGCACATCGCCCGGCACAAGAAGCCCCTGAACTTCTCCCTGCAGCAGGACCTGCCGTGGCAGTCGCGTCCGCTCGTGAAGCGGCGCCACCGGCTGACGGTCGGCGAGCGGGTCACCGCGCCCGCCGGCGACGTCCTCACACCGCTCGACGAGGACGAGGTCCGGGACCGGATCCGCGAGCTCCGGGACGCGGGCGTCGAGGCGATCTCCGTGTGCCTGCTGCACTCCTACCTCAACCCGGCGCACGAGCAGCGCATCGCGGAGCTCGTGCTCGAGGAGTTCCCGGGTTGCTACCTGTCGGTCTCGCATGACGTGCTGCCGCTCTACCGCGAGTACGAGCGCTTCTCGACCGTGAGCCTCAACGCCTATGTGGGCCCGAAGGTCTCCAAGTACCTGGTCCGCCTGGACGAGGCGATGCAGGACGCCGGCTTCACGCACGGCGTCCAGCTCATGCAGTCCTCCGGCGGCATGACGACGATCGGCGCCGCCACGCAGCGCCCGGTCAACCTGCTGATGTCGGGCCCCGTCGCCGGGCTCATCGGCGGCATCTGGGCGGGGCGGATGTCCGGCTTCGACGACGTCGTGACGCTCGACATCGGCGGGACGTCCGCCGACATCGGCGTCGCCGCCGGCGGTGAGCTGCGCATGCGCCACCTGCTCGACACGAAGGTGGGCGACTACCAGGCGATGGTGCCGATGGTCGACATCGACACCATCGGCGCCGGCGGCGGCTCGATCGCCTACGTGGACGAGGGCGACGTCTTCCGCGTCGGGCCGGCCTCGGCGGGCGCCGACCCGGGCCCCGCCTGCTACGGCCGCGGCGGCGCGGAGCCGACGTCGACCGACGCCCAGCTCGTGCTCGGCCGGCTGCGGCCGGACCGGGGCCTGATCGGCGGTCAGATGACCCTCGATCCCAAGCTGGCCCGCGCGGCGATCGTGCCGCTGGCCGAGAAGCTCGGCATGTCCGCCGAGGAGGCGGCGCTCGGCGCGCTGCAGATCCAGCGGTTCGGCATGACGCAGGCGATCGAGCTCAACTCGGTGCGTCGCGGCTACGACCCGCGCGACTTCACGCTCGTGGCCGCCGGTGGCGCCGGCCCGCTCTTCGCGTGCGAGATCGCGCAGGAGCTCGAGATCCCGCGGGTGCTGATCCCGCCGCACCCGGGCATCATCGCCGCGACCGGCCTGCTCGCGACCGACCTGCAGCACGAGTACGTCGCGACGGAGCGCCACGCGCTGAAGTCGCTCGACGGCGCCCGCCTGCAGGCGGCCTACGACGTCCTGTGCCAGCAGGCGGTCGGGCAGCTCTCCGAGGACGGGGTCCCCGAGGATCGCCGGCTGGTCCGGCGCCTGGCCGACTGCCGCTACGCCGGCCAGGGCTACGAGGTCCGCTTCGACGTCCCCGCGGGCGACATCGACGAGGAGTGGGTCGCGCAGGTCGCCGAGGCCTTCCACAAGGCGCACGAGGTCGAGTACGGCCATCGCTTCGAGGCCGACATCGAGATCATCAACATCCGGGCCGTCGGCGTCGGACGGATCGACGAGCTGGCCTGGCCGGAGCTCGAGCCGGCCGACGGCGAGCCCGTCCCGATCGTCGAGAGCGAGGCCGTCTTCGACGTCGGCGGGCGGCCGAGCCGCTGCGCGACGCAGGTCTACGACCGCGAGCAGCTGCGCGCCGGGCACCGCATCGTCGGGCCCGCGATCGTCGAGCAGTACGACACGACGACCGTGATCCCGCCCGGCCTCGTCGCGGACGTCGACCGCTACGGCAACATCGTCGTGGACTGCACCGTGCGCGTCCCGGAGACGGCGGACCGCGAGGCGGGCCTCTCGACGCCGATCCTGATGCGCGTGATCGGCGGCGCGTTCTCGGCGATCGCGAAGGAGATGGCGGGCGTGCTGTTCCGCATGTCCTACTCGTCGATCATCCGGGAGTCCGAGGACCTCGGCGCCGGCATCTTCGACCGTGACGGCAACGTGCTCGCCGAGTCGGACTCGACGCCGATGTTCATGGGCGCCATGCCGAAGATCGTGCGCGGCGTGATGTCGCTCCTCGGGGACGACATCCACGAGGGGGACGTGATCCTCCACAACGATCCGTACCTCGGCGCGACGCACTCGCCCGACGCGGCGATCGTCGTCCCGATCTTCCACGAGGGCGAGCTCGTCGGCTTCTCCGGAGCGTCGGCGCATCTGACGGACATCGGCGGGGCCTATCCCGGGCTCGCGGTCGACCTCGTCGACCACTGGAGCGAGGGCAGCATCTACCGCGCGGTCAAGCTGCAGGACCGCGGCGTGCGGCAGGACGCGCTGTGGCGCTACATCCTCGAGAACACGCGCACGCCGACGCACAACAAGGGCGACATCGAGGCGATGATCGCGGCGTGCGACCTGGCGCGGCGACGCTACGTCGGGCTGCTCGACGCCTACGGCGCCGAGGCGGTGGCCGAGGCGGGCGCGTACTGGATCTCCTACTCCGAGCGCATGCTGCGCCAGGAGATCGCGAAGGTCCCCGACGGCACCTACGAGACCGAGGTCGGCTGGCTCGACGACGACGGCCGCAACCGCGGGGTCAAGCTCCCGGTCAAGGTCAAGGTCGTCGTCTCCGGTGACGAGATCACCTTCGACCTCACGGGGTCCAGCGACGAGGTCCCGACCGGGTACAACTGCCCGTTCGAGGGGACGACGGTCTCCGCGTTCACGTTCATCGCCCGGATGATCTTCCTCGACGAGGCCACCCATCCGGTGTTCGTGCCCCAGAACGAGGGCATGCTGAAGCCCGTCCACGTCGTGGCGCCCGAGGGCTCGATCTTCAACCCCCGGTTCCCGCGCGCGTGCTTCGCCCGCTTCTGCCAGGTCCAGCGCGCCGTCGACCTGGCGCTGCGCGCGCTGGCGCCCGTGGTGCCGGATCGCGTCACCGCCGGCAACTCGGCGCACCTGCACTTCATCAGCTACTCCGGCTTCGACGAGCAGGAGGGCGAGTACTGGGTGTACCTGGAGGTCGACGAGGGCTCCTACGGCGGACGGCCCGGAAGCGACGGCATGGACTCCGTCGACTGCCTGATCGCGAACACGCGCAACAACCCGATCGAAGAGCTCGAGTGGCGCTTCCCGATGCGCACCGAGCGCTACGAGCTGCGCGAGGAGCCCTGCGCGCCCGGGGAGTGGCGCGGCGGCATCGGCGTCGTCCGCGTCAACCGCTTCCTCGAGGACACGATCGTCACCTGCGAGGGCGAGCGCCACGAGAGCGACGCGCCGTGGGGCGCCTTCGGCGGCGACGACGGGCTCAACGCCTCGCTCGTCAAGAACCCCGGCGCCCCCGACGAGGAGGCGTGGCCGTCCAAGGTCACGGCGATGCGGCTGTCCGCCGGCGACGCGCTGCAGATCGTGACGCCGAGCTCCGGCGGCTACGGCGAGCCGCTCGACCGCGACCCCGAGCTTGTGCTCGCCGACGTGCTCGACGGCTTCACGACGATCGCGAGCGCCGAGCTGCACTACGGCGTCGTGATCAACCCCAACTCACTCGAGCTCGACGCAGACGGCACGCGCCGGACGCGCGAGGAGCGGGTCGGCCGGGCTGTCTCCGGCTAA